The following are from one region of the Pseudodesulfovibrio piezophilus C1TLV30 genome:
- the mutM gene encoding bifunctional DNA-formamidopyrimidine glycosylase/DNA-(apurinic or apyrimidinic site) lyase encodes MPELPEVEVIARGLDSTLPGRRIALANHVDLTRLSEPAATLLPRILGRRIVRAYRRAKVLLIELSEGMTMAFHLKMTGRVVHGPTRRAQKHDRLFLSLDDGSLLSFSDMRKFGYVRSFTAEELGSWCFLEKCGPEPLETSPRILADRLEGRKGKIKALLLNQSVVVGVGNIYADESLFHAGIHPETPGNIISLSRRVSLFTKLQSVLKQAIAENGSSIRNYVNADGDAGAFQNNFTVYGRKGEPCRTCKSVLEVVKVAGRSSTFCPRCQRRNQG; translated from the coding sequence ATGCCCGAACTACCTGAAGTGGAAGTAATTGCCCGCGGACTCGACTCAACCCTGCCGGGGCGGAGAATAGCTTTAGCCAACCATGTTGACCTGACGCGACTCAGCGAACCAGCTGCAACCCTGCTCCCCCGGATTCTGGGGCGGCGCATAGTTCGGGCCTACCGTCGGGCCAAGGTCCTGTTGATTGAGTTGAGCGAGGGCATGACCATGGCTTTTCATTTGAAAATGACTGGCCGGGTGGTTCATGGCCCCACTCGGCGGGCGCAGAAGCATGACCGACTTTTTCTCTCCTTAGATGATGGCTCCCTGCTTTCCTTTTCAGATATGCGAAAGTTCGGCTATGTGCGTTCCTTTACGGCCGAAGAATTAGGGAGTTGGTGCTTTCTGGAAAAATGTGGTCCTGAACCTTTGGAAACATCTCCCCGGATATTGGCCGATCGACTGGAAGGGCGCAAAGGCAAGATCAAGGCCCTCTTGCTGAACCAGTCCGTGGTTGTCGGAGTGGGCAATATCTACGCGGATGAATCCCTTTTTCATGCTGGTATCCACCCGGAAACACCGGGGAATATCATCAGCCTTTCGCGACGAGTCTCGTTGTTTACAAAGTTGCAAAGTGTGCTCAAGCAGGCCATAGCCGAGAATGGGAGCTCCATAAGAAATTACGTGAATGCAGATGGTGATGCCGGGGCATTTCAAAATAATTTCACTGTGTATGGGAGAAAAGGGGAACCATGCCGGACGTGTAAGAGTGTCTTGGAGGTTGTCAAAGTGGCGGGAAGAAGCTCGACATTCTGCCCTCGATGTCAGCGTCGAAACCAGGGGTGA
- the murJ gene encoding murein biosynthesis integral membrane protein MurJ, protein MNKHGKNIAKKAAVVAGATLISRLLGFVRDVIVAFALGAGMFADAFFVAFRIPNLLRRLFGEGSLTMAFIPVFSRIMEEEGEEAAQAMARSAMIWLCVILGCITLLVELSAGPLTMIIAPGFLDNSVQFQATVELIRICFPYVIFICGVALCMGILNARDHFLSPALAPVVLNISLIGAALIGYFFGLNVAYSMAYGVLAGGVGQLLLQQPFLFSSGFRWKGGWSWRNQGVARMGMLMLPTVFGAAVYQINILLGTLLASYLPVGSVSYLYYADRLVQFPLGVFGIAVSTAALPSLAKLAARGEMEEFDGALSVSLALTLFIALPSAAGLIGLANPVIGLLFERGAFSAEAVSATAQALVAYSIGLPFIALARPLVAGFYALEDTRTPVRVAVLCLLSNVGLGIFLMQSLAHVGLALAVSLSSFLNFICLYVLLVQKRGRGLIGLGMVVKSVMLSLIVGVGAFLTAVWHPWWLALIPFWCVFYIGAGHMLGMQEARLLTGLVATRIRRRKKVREG, encoded by the coding sequence GTGAATAAGCACGGAAAGAATATTGCGAAAAAAGCCGCAGTGGTGGCTGGGGCGACATTGATTTCACGTCTCTTGGGGTTTGTTAGAGATGTCATCGTTGCTTTTGCCTTGGGGGCAGGAATGTTTGCGGATGCCTTCTTTGTGGCCTTCCGTATTCCAAACCTGTTGCGCAGGCTTTTTGGTGAAGGGTCACTGACCATGGCTTTTATTCCGGTTTTCTCGAGGATCATGGAAGAGGAGGGGGAAGAGGCGGCTCAAGCCATGGCACGCTCCGCGATGATCTGGTTGTGTGTCATTCTCGGCTGCATCACGCTTCTGGTGGAATTGAGTGCTGGGCCTCTGACTATGATCATTGCACCGGGATTCCTTGATAATTCTGTGCAGTTTCAGGCAACAGTGGAGTTGATCCGCATTTGTTTTCCATATGTCATCTTCATTTGCGGCGTGGCTTTGTGCATGGGTATTCTCAATGCCAGAGACCATTTTCTTTCCCCGGCCCTTGCTCCGGTCGTGCTAAATATCTCGCTGATCGGAGCGGCGCTGATCGGCTATTTTTTCGGGCTGAACGTTGCCTATTCCATGGCTTATGGGGTTCTGGCGGGTGGAGTCGGGCAGTTGTTGCTTCAGCAGCCGTTTTTGTTTTCATCAGGGTTTCGTTGGAAAGGGGGGTGGAGTTGGAGAAACCAGGGGGTCGCCCGGATGGGGATGCTCATGCTTCCCACCGTGTTCGGGGCTGCGGTTTATCAGATCAATATTCTGCTCGGCACTTTGCTCGCCTCTTACCTGCCTGTGGGGTCTGTTTCCTATCTGTATTATGCTGATCGGCTGGTCCAATTTCCCCTTGGTGTTTTCGGCATAGCGGTCTCTACGGCAGCTCTGCCAAGTCTGGCCAAACTGGCTGCCAGAGGAGAGATGGAAGAATTCGATGGGGCACTTTCCGTTTCACTCGCACTGACACTGTTTATAGCGCTGCCATCAGCTGCCGGTCTGATAGGGCTTGCGAATCCGGTTATCGGATTGCTGTTTGAGCGCGGTGCTTTTTCGGCTGAAGCGGTTTCTGCCACAGCTCAGGCTTTGGTTGCCTATTCGATAGGTTTGCCATTCATCGCTCTGGCCCGTCCCCTGGTCGCCGGATTTTATGCCCTGGAAGATACCAGGACTCCTGTTCGGGTTGCTGTCCTTTGCCTTCTCAGCAATGTGGGCCTTGGCATTTTTCTGATGCAATCACTTGCTCATGTGGGGCTGGCTTTGGCGGTCAGCCTTTCTTCGTTTCTCAACTTTATCTGTTTGTACGTTCTTCTGGTTCAAAAACGGGGCAGAGGGCTGATTGGTCTTGGTATGGTGGTCAAATCTGTCATGCTCAGCCTGATTGTCGGCGTCGGTGCGTTTCTGACCGCAGTATGGCACCCGTGGTGGCTTGCGCTGATCCCGTTTTGGTGTGTTTTTTACATCGGAGCCGGCCATATGCTTGGCATGCAGGAAGCTCGTTTATTGACAGGACTTGTGGCTACCAGAATTCGCAGACGCAAAAAAGTGAGGGAGGGATAA